The DNA region TGTGCAGCTTAGATGGATCGAAGAAAACGCCGCTCTCTTTGTCTCTTACAAATGCATCATCTTCCCATGAATCCCACAGCCCCTTGGTCACCTGCAAATATTCCGTTGCAATCCGGTATCGTTCCGGATGGGTTGGGTGGTTGCTTTTACTGTAGTTTTTCGCTGAACCTTCAAGCGGGGAAGTTACAACGTTCCAGCCGGCACGCCCGTCACTGATCAGATCGAGGGAGCCGAACTGTCTGGCAACGGTGAATGGATCACTGTAGGACGTGGAGAGGGTTCCAACCAGACCGATCCGCGATGTAATGGCGGCCAGGGCGGACAACAAGCTGATGGGCTCAAATCGATTCAAGAAGTGAGGTATAGATTTCTCGGTAATATAAAGACCGTCAGCGATAAAAACGAGATCGAATTTGCCTTCTTCCGCCTTCAACGTCTGGCGCTTGTAAAATTCAAAATTCACACTGGCATCCGATTGAATCTCCGGGTGTCTCCAAGTCGTCATGCTGCCTCCGACACCGTGGACAATCGCTCCAAATTTCAAACTGCGCTGATCCGTCATAACCATTCCGCCTTCCTTGGATTAGAATATTTCAAGACATTTCTGAAGTCCGATCTGTTAGGGATTACGAATGAAGAAATTCAAATGTTAACTATTCCTATGAGTTTGGTCAGTTTTAATTCCACAAATCTTATCACTGCCCCGCACATCGGTCAACAGCGTTACTTATAGAACTTTTCTATATAAGGATTGGATATGTGAATAGGAGGAGAAACGATGTCTTAAAGTTACTTTAAAAGTCCCGACTGCTGCAAACTGAAAATGACAGCCTTTCGCAGTCGGAAACTGCTTTATCATGAGATGCACCACGTCCGGTCAGACTGCTGCTTCATCGGGCTGGGCGAGAAGTTCCGCCAGCTTCTCCAAATCAGGCTCAAGCAATGCTTCATACTTGCCGTCCCCACCCACCTCAATAACAGGTACATGTCGAATGCCATATTTGGCTTCAAGCACATCCCTCAGCACATCATTGCCTTGCACTTCGATGTTCTCAAAAGGCTGGTTACGGGCCGTAAGAAATGCCTTGACCTCCCCGCAAAAATGACAGCCTGTTTTGCTCCAGAGCACTACTTTTTTCGATGTAGAAGACATTGGCATACCTCCTGATTGATTTTATTGGGAGATCAGGATGGCTCACCACCCAGACCATTCATTCCTATCTGTTAAATAAGAATTATGGCTATAAATGTACTCCTCGTCACTTCAAGCGTCAATGGATCTGCCAATAGAATAAACCTATAAGAGGATAGAAAAATTAAATTTAAAATTGGAGAAAAACTCTGCAAGAGCACTTTTAATCCCTGGACGCATCCCTGACCATGTTAAAAACCTGTTTGGCAGAACCAGCATAATGGTTAACCTGCTCCGGACATTTATCCATAGCCCATCGGAGGTTATCAAAGGCCTTTAACAGTAATACATGCCTCGCCAGATCCAGTTCCTCCTCACTCATTCCGTATCCTTCCGAGAACGCTTTCAATTGTTCCTCATCAGGGCCTTCTCCCCGAAGCTGACACCTCATGAGATGGATGACATCTCCATACGGCACGACAGTAACTTCGGCACTCCCCCAATCGAGCAATATCAATTGCCCTGTCGGATGAACCATCGTATTTTTCAACGAAATATCGCCATGACATAAACCGAAGCGAAACTTTTTATTACTCAGCTGCTCGAACCATTGTCGTACAATCCCAGATTCCTTTTTCTTGATCACGCCCAACTCAAGCAACGGATCATGCTCTGTCAAACTATTGATATTATAATGCACATATCCTCGCCAACTGCCATCTGATCCTGGATGAGGCGGAGAACGGAATGTACCCTGAATGGGATCAATCAGCTCCTCGCCAAAACCGGTCACTTGAATGGAATGAATTTGTTTCGCATATTCACCGAGCTTCCTCCAGATGTCGGACGGGGCTGCCTTGCTGTCCAATCCGTTATCCCCTTCGACAAACGTTTGAATCATATATGCCGTTTCATCCATAACCCCAACGGACCATGTATAAGGACCCGGAATACCCGCTGCTGCCTGCTCAATACACCATTTCTCCTTGATGAAGGTGGGGTAATTATCCTTATTGTTCATGCGGACCACGACTTTATGACCTTCCGTCTCAACCACGCAAACCTGATTGACAAAGCCTTTTCCGATAATCGGATATGAGGATTTCACTTGTTCCAGCAGAAACTCACCAGCGATTCTTCGGGCTTGTATTACCATTGTGTCATTCATCGTGCATTCCCCCTGTTTTGATATACGTAAGCATGCTTGCGAAAATTGAATTGGTCCTAGTGTAAAAGTAAATCGCTAATCTTTCAATCGTTACACTTCATGATTCGTGATATATGTAAAGCTCGGATGCGGAAAGATGTATAGCGTTACGATACACTGTACATCACATTCCGCATCATGCTGTCGAGCCGATCTACAAGGCAGCCGAACCCCGTCATTACAAATCTTCGTTCAAAAGCTGCGGGGGAGCGATGATGGGCCAGCCTTCTTCCATCGAATGCAATCGGTTGGCAGATACATGAACAACATGCCCGGTTTGCACTCCCCACCGTTCCGCAGCATAGGGGGTTACAAACCTCCTGCGTTTACCGTCACTAATCTGGTACCACACATCCCGCTCATTCGTCGTAGCTACAATCATGCCTTCTTCCAACGCCTCGCGGTTGCTCTGAACCGGTTGAGCATGAACATGATTTCTTTCCAATGGCCAGCCCTGTACCTCACCCGCAGATACCAGCGGCTCACCTGCGGGTACACCGAGCAGATCCGGTTTGGCAACCAGAACGGGAGATATGCCTCGCGGAACGGGGATGTTCAGCTTACGTCGCTGTCCGCGAATCAGTCGGTAGACATCTCCCTTGATGTCCGAGATGAAACAGGACTCCGGGTAAAAATCCGTACTGCGTCTCAGCCTGAGCGTTATATCACTGCTGCCCTTGGTGGACATGCGCTGTCGCAGGTCAGGCGAGTCCCTCTTGTCAAGGGACGACGTGTTCTCGTGCTGACTGGACGACACTTTGGCATGCAGCGAGAGGCGGGAAGTTTCTGTAACCAGCGCATGGGGATCTCCCCATTTTCGGGTATAAAACTGTTCATTATCTTCGTTCACAACAACAAAATCCTGTTCTCCCAGTGCCTTCATACTAACACTTCCATAGTGATGAATGAAGGCATCCCCTGCCACCGCCAGCCTGTATCCCGCCAGCTTCGCCCGGATGATCCAGTCGTCATCTTCAAAGTTGCCCACCGCGTAACCCTCGTCAAGGTAACCTACCCGCTCCAGCAATTCCCGGGAGAACAGCCAGCAAAATCCGACCAGTCTTTCAGTCTGCCGATGTTTTGTGGCATCCGGCCGATTATGTCGGGCAGCAAAAGACCACATGTCCTCCACTTCCCTGTACGGGACTTCAATCTGCTGATCTCCGCCAATGTAATTCGTTACCGGGCCCACGACTCCGATCTCGGGATGGCTGTCAAGACAGGTCATCATGTTTTCCAGCCAACCCGGGGTGACCAGTGTATCGTTGTTCAGTACGACAATGTGTCGACCTCTCGCCATCATCAGCCCGTGATTGACACCACCGGCAAAACCACGATTTTTATCCAGCGCAGCGACCCTTACCATGCCGCCTTTGCGAAGCATGGCTTCCGCCGTGCCATCCTTGGACGCGTTATCCACAACGATAATTTCAAAAGGAGCAGGCGTATGTTTTTCGATACTGGATACACATTGCAGGACATACTCGCGCTGGTTGTATGTCGGGATAATAATGCTCACCCCTTCGAATACCAGCCCGAAAGAGCTCTGTCCCTGCCGCACGCCCTCATCATACCCTCGGTGGTAGCCCTGCTTATACTGTTTTTCCTCTTTGGCCGCCCGCGCTCCTGTACCTTTGCGCCTAAATTTCCGTACAGTTCGACTTCGAGCTGAGTGCAGAATAACGGTATCCGTCCGTGACTCTTTCCGCTGTCTTGAACGTCTGCCTGATGTGCTCATGTTGCTTCCCCCATTTCCCCTTGTCTGATGCATACGGAATAGTAACCCCCGCACCCGACCGTCCATTAGAGTTGAAGCTCTCCTGTAACCAATTTGTCAGCCAAATGTCCAAAATCGATGGCAACCCGACCCAGCTCGCCAGCAATTCGGCGGCACAGAATGACGGCAGGAATTCCTGCTGCTACAAGAGCGATATCAAATGAATGCTCCGCAGTTTGCTGCATTACTCTCGGGATGTCCGCTACCCCCTCCACTGCGCCTATGATGCCTGTCACATGAATGCCGCGGCTGTGCAACAATGCTCCGAGCTCCGCAGCTCGGCTCCCAATTAGCAGCACCCGGCGTCCATGTATCA from Paenibacillus sp. JNUCC-31 includes:
- a CDS encoding glutaredoxin family protein produces the protein MSSTSKKVVLWSKTGCHFCGEVKAFLTARNQPFENIEVQGNDVLRDVLEAKYGIRHVPVIEVGGDGKYEALLEPDLEKLAELLAQPDEAAV
- a CDS encoding phosphotransferase family protein, whose protein sequence is MNDTMVIQARRIAGEFLLEQVKSSYPIIGKGFVNQVCVVETEGHKVVVRMNNKDNYPTFIKEKWCIEQAAAGIPGPYTWSVGVMDETAYMIQTFVEGDNGLDSKAAPSDIWRKLGEYAKQIHSIQVTGFGEELIDPIQGTFRSPPHPGSDGSWRGYVHYNINSLTEHDPLLELGVIKKKESGIVRQWFEQLSNKKFRFGLCHGDISLKNTMVHPTGQLILLDWGSAEVTVVPYGDVIHLMRCQLRGEGPDEEQLKAFSEGYGMSEEELDLARHVLLLKAFDNLRWAMDKCPEQVNHYAGSAKQVFNMVRDASRD
- a CDS encoding glycosyltransferase family 2 protein; this translates as MSTSGRRSRQRKESRTDTVILHSARSRTVRKFRRKGTGARAAKEEKQYKQGYHRGYDEGVRQGQSSFGLVFEGVSIIIPTYNQREYVLQCVSSIEKHTPAPFEIIVVDNASKDGTAEAMLRKGGMVRVAALDKNRGFAGGVNHGLMMARGRHIVVLNNDTLVTPGWLENMMTCLDSHPEIGVVGPVTNYIGGDQQIEVPYREVEDMWSFAARHNRPDATKHRQTERLVGFCWLFSRELLERVGYLDEGYAVGNFEDDDWIIRAKLAGYRLAVAGDAFIHHYGSVSMKALGEQDFVVVNEDNEQFYTRKWGDPHALVTETSRLSLHAKVSSSQHENTSSLDKRDSPDLRQRMSTKGSSDITLRLRRSTDFYPESCFISDIKGDVYRLIRGQRRKLNIPVPRGISPVLVAKPDLLGVPAGEPLVSAGEVQGWPLERNHVHAQPVQSNREALEEGMIVATTNERDVWYQISDGKRRRFVTPYAAERWGVQTGHVVHVSANRLHSMEEGWPIIAPPQLLNEDL